The Candidatus Cloacimonadota bacterium genome has a window encoding:
- a CDS encoding TrkH family potassium uptake protein, which translates to MNRSLRNLSVVFGFVGSLLIILGVFLLIPLLLTFFFGEYAQSPLTFHSFLLAAGVALGLGIVFKISFKQHSPNIVQAIFICSFGWIIISAVSAIPFLIALKTNYLNAYFETMSGFTTTGITMFTGLDQMPKSILFWRSLIQWIGGLGILTFFLAITSQSGGAHRLFGAESHKIDVERPVPGLGNTIKILWTIYIAFTLFIILSLKIAGCSIFDSICHSFTALSTGGFSPYDASIAHYQLIGHPQYKLIEYILILGMFLGGTNFIIHYRVLRGEFRAAIDTTEMRFWIGFIVVFILLILGERYLRIIQPANISLSDASFWKTFEYNVRNVLFQVLAIITTTGFGTQDIASPFFGAMARQLFLVMMVIGGCVGSTGGGIKVLRISILAKLVKREIFKLFAPSRAISYVKLNKKNLNSDEIYRVSALFFAWIVLLLIGGLITAIFSKYDGYRSVSGMFSALGNIGPCYIPVAEMGQLHPVIKITYIIGMLAGRLEIHPVLLLFSPRAWQS; encoded by the coding sequence ATGAATAGATCCTTAAGGAATCTCAGTGTGGTTTTCGGTTTTGTAGGATCGCTTCTCATTATTCTGGGAGTATTTTTGCTCATTCCCCTGCTTCTCACCTTCTTTTTTGGTGAATACGCACAAAGCCCTCTCACGTTCCATTCATTCCTTCTGGCTGCAGGTGTTGCTCTTGGTCTGGGAATTGTTTTTAAGATTTCATTCAAACAGCATTCACCTAATATTGTACAGGCGATCTTCATCTGTAGTTTCGGGTGGATCATCATTTCTGCTGTCAGTGCTATTCCTTTTCTAATTGCTCTCAAAACAAATTATCTGAATGCCTATTTCGAGACTATGAGTGGTTTCACCACAACCGGTATCACCATGTTTACTGGTTTGGACCAGATGCCCAAGAGTATTTTATTCTGGCGGAGTTTGATACAATGGATTGGTGGATTGGGTATCCTTACCTTCTTCCTTGCGATCACCTCACAAAGTGGTGGAGCTCACCGTCTTTTTGGTGCGGAAAGTCATAAAATCGATGTGGAGCGTCCGGTTCCCGGACTTGGTAATACGATTAAAATATTATGGACAATTTACATCGCGTTCACCCTCTTCATTATCCTCAGTTTAAAAATTGCAGGATGTTCAATTTTCGACAGTATCTGCCATAGCTTTACCGCACTTTCTACAGGTGGTTTCTCTCCCTACGATGCCAGTATTGCGCACTATCAATTGATCGGACATCCTCAATACAAACTCATTGAATATATTCTAATACTTGGCATGTTCCTTGGGGGGACTAATTTCATCATACATTATCGGGTGCTACGCGGTGAGTTCCGGGCAGCGATTGATACCACTGAGATGCGTTTCTGGATAGGTTTCATTGTAGTTTTTATCCTGCTTATTCTTGGCGAACGATACCTCAGGATCATCCAACCAGCGAATATATCTCTCTCTGATGCATCGTTCTGGAAAACCTTCGAGTATAATGTCCGAAATGTGCTTTTTCAAGTACTCGCCATCATAACTACTACAGGCTTTGGCACACAGGATATTGCATCACCTTTCTTTGGAGCAATGGCACGCCAGCTTTTCCTTGTTATGATGGTTATCGGAGGGTGCGTGGGTTCTACTGGAGGTGGAATTAAAGTGCTTCGAATTAGCATCTTAGCAAAATTGGTAAAACGCGAGATATTTAAACTTTTCGCTCCTTCCAGGGCGATTTCCTATGTAAAACTCAATAAGAAAAATCTGAACTCTGATGAAATATACCGCGTAAGTGCACTCTTCTTTGCATGGATTGTGCTTCTACTCATTGGAGGATTGATCACAGCAATATTTTCTAAGTATGATGGCTACAGATCCGTCTCGGGAATGTTTAGTGCCTTGGGTAATATAGGTCCCTGCTATATTCCCGTCGCAGAAATGGGTCAACTCCATCCAGTCATAAAAATAACCTATATCATTGGCATGCTCGCAG
- a CDS encoding sugar transferase, translating to MTRKRINLLFTILKIINDIFAVALSFIIAYEMKFRWLIHISDVQSYPDVYIDMYLHILWLIVFVWIFSFIVSGLYREYGGPLKWMNEITSIGKGAFFATMLTFAFTYAFQGLPQSRYVIAYSFPVSFLIIVFTHWFINKIKKFVLSHNIGNRKAVIIGVNNIGQELAEKMILYPDLGFNYAGSISNITPDKLRFHLKNHFIQLGIVKNFKNIVESTEAEALFIAIDDIDQKTLNQIIIYCKENDIFLRFTPTRYQFKTGSTDFDDMDGIPLIGVTYITFSKWRSFVKRTCDIVLVVPLIILTSPILLVLAILVKLSSPGPVIYKQERVTRAGRIFWFLKFRSMYVDAEDESGPTYSTSDQKDRTTKIGNFLRKSSLDELPQFFNVLKGDMSLVGPRPERPYFHDRLSHEIQNWDDRLLVRGGMTGWAQINGRAELTTEPLEKLAYDLYYIENWSLIFDLKIMLRTVTDVIQHKNVY from the coding sequence ATGACACGAAAAAGAATCAACTTATTATTTACCATACTTAAGATCATCAATGATATTTTTGCTGTGGCTTTGAGTTTCATAATTGCGTATGAGATGAAATTTCGCTGGCTTATTCATATCAGTGATGTTCAGTCATATCCCGATGTTTATATCGATATGTATCTCCACATCCTTTGGCTTATTGTGTTCGTCTGGATATTTTCGTTCATTGTGTCTGGTTTGTATAGAGAATACGGCGGACCTCTCAAGTGGATGAATGAGATAACTTCTATCGGTAAAGGGGCTTTTTTCGCAACGATGCTAACGTTTGCATTTACCTATGCATTCCAGGGATTACCCCAGTCCAGATATGTGATTGCATACTCTTTTCCAGTTTCATTTCTGATCATAGTGTTTACTCACTGGTTCATAAACAAGATCAAGAAGTTCGTACTCAGTCATAATATTGGGAACAGGAAAGCAGTTATCATAGGAGTGAATAACATCGGGCAGGAACTTGCAGAGAAAATGATTCTCTATCCTGATCTTGGATTTAATTATGCTGGAAGTATCTCAAATATCACACCGGACAAACTTCGCTTTCATCTGAAAAATCATTTCATACAGCTGGGGATTGTTAAAAATTTCAAGAACATTGTTGAATCAACCGAAGCTGAAGCGCTTTTTATTGCTATTGACGATATCGATCAGAAAACACTGAATCAGATCATTATATATTGTAAAGAGAACGACATATTCCTTCGATTTACTCCCACGCGCTACCAGTTCAAAACAGGTTCGACAGATTTTGATGATATGGACGGTATTCCATTAATCGGAGTTACCTATATTACCTTCAGCAAGTGGCGCAGCTTTGTTAAACGAACCTGTGATATCGTGCTGGTCGTTCCACTCATCATCTTGACCTCACCAATCCTACTTGTCCTGGCGATACTTGTAAAACTCAGTTCACCAGGCCCTGTGATCTATAAACAGGAGCGTGTTACAAGAGCTGGACGGATATTTTGGTTCCTTAAATTCCGCTCAATGTATGTGGATGCCGAGGATGAGTCTGGTCCAACATATTCAACCTCTGATCAGAAAGACAGGACCACGAAGATAGGGAATTTCCTGAGAAAGTCATCTCTGGATGAACTCCCGCAATTCTTCAACGTATTGAAAGGTGATATGTCTCTTGTAGGACCGAGACCTGAACGTCCCTATTTTCATGATAGACTCTCACATGAAATTCAGAATTGGGATGACCGTCTTTTGGTTCGCGGTGGCATGACAGGATGGGCGCAAATTAATGGTCGTGCAGAACTCACGACCGAACCTCTGGAAAAACTCGCCTACGACCTGTACTATATTGAAAACTGGTCTCTCATCTTCGACTTGAAGATCATGCTGCGTACTGTTACCGATGTGATACAGCATAAGAATGTTTATTGA